A stretch of DNA from Vanrija pseudolonga chromosome 6, complete sequence:
GGACATCGTTGCGCATTGCGACGAATGGTCAAAGCTGGAACGGCCAAACAATGACTACTCTGGGTTAATCGCGTATGAGTCTGCTCGATCAGAACTACTGGATATTGCCCGCGTTCAGGTTGAACGTATCGGTGTAGGCGCAGGCCACCTGCCCAACAGGTACCCTTTCCAGCCAACTGCGACAGTCACCCCTGCAGTGGACGACGTGCTCTTCGAGGACTCGGCGGAAAATGGGGACTCCAAAGAGTCAGCTGAGCCGAaacctcgccctcccctTACCAATCGCACTATCATCTATGCACTGGAGAGCCCCGAGGCTTTCAAAGCGCTTTATGAGGACCTCACGAGGAGCGCTCTCTCAGCTTATGAGGCTTGTGGAAAGCTGAACTCGGCTATTCGTTTGAAGGTCGACCTTGCTGCTCTTGCTGAGTGAGTCTCCTACCACCTGGTTGTCCGCTGACATCAGATACTCGCAGGACTACGAGTCGGCCTACACTCAGCTCCGTCTATTGGCACGAGACTGCATAGAATTGCATGTGTGGGACCGAGTTTCGAAGTACGCTATTCAGAGTGCCCTGGCAGCCCACACCGAACTGCAACTGAGGAGGGACGAGGACTGGGCCCAGCTCGCTTTGGCCCTGCTTCGAGTTTGTGCAGTCACACCAGAGTCCAAGAACGCCTCGGAGGAagagctcgcccagctccgATCTGTCATCGAAGGGTTGAAAGAGCTGCCAGAGTCTAGACAAGGTTCGTCCCTTGGTCCATCTGTTGTGCGATTCATTCTGATCTTGCAGTGCTGGAAAACCCAGTGTTCCACCTGCGACTTCTGGATAGTGTTGCGACAGCGTCATCCGATGTCAGCGTGACCCAGCTGGCTGTCCAGGTGAACAACGGTTTGCCATTGCCAGTCAGGGTCAATGACGTCTGGGTCGATCTCGAGTCGGAAACGTTTGGAGAGATCACATACTCTTCGGGCCCAGTGGACTTGCAACCCGGGAAGCAAACGATCACCGTGACATGCTCGGTAAGTGCGGTGCCCGTGGCATCGGTGCCCTCGCTGACCATGGAAGACCTCCATCGCCGGTGCCGTGACAGTTCGAGATGCGTTCGTGGCTGTTGGTCCTGTTGGGTTTGTCACTTCGTTCCCCAAGGGCCAAGTAGTCGTCCCTGTTCACCGAAATCTGCGGGGAATGAGGGCAGTGCTGCGTATGCCATCCTTCAGTGAGTTGTGCAAACCTTTAGTTGGTGGCATGTGGAATGAAGCTGACTTGTTAGTTTCCCTGGACGAGGAGCCTCGCGTTGTTTTGGAAGTTCAATCTGGTCACCAAACTCTCAAGAGTGCCCGCGTTGTTTTGGCTTCATTGCAGAGCGAGGTCGCCTATGCCCTCGATCGAGCGTCAAGTGACGACCGAGCTCTGGAATTGAGCCCCGAGAGCATTGGCCTCGGAGACCTTGAGGAAGGCTCCTCCGTTTCAGTCACAATCCCCTACACTGGCATTCCGCGCATGGAGTTGGCCAAGGTGAATAGAGCGACTGAGCGTCGCCGTCTGGAGCTAACAACACAGGCGCACATCGTCGTTCAATATGACTCTCCGAGTGGAAGGGTGTGCAGCTTCGTCGAGGAGCAGAATCTCTTCCTTGGCCTGCCCTTGACCGTCAACGTCCAGGACATCTTCCGCCCTGATGTGTGAGTGTCTCATTGTTTCGTCGTATCACGGTACTGACTGAGGGATAGTCTGGTGTCGAGCTTTGTGGTTGCCTCGGATGGTCATGAGTACCTCCGCATCCGATCGGTCAACCTGCGTTCATCTTCTGGCGCCTATGATATCGAGAGCTGCAGAACAAGCTGGAAGGACTCCATTGTGAGTATCAGCTCTGATTTGAGCGCCCGACACTGACGTCGTGTAGCTGGTCTCTCCTACTCAGTCCACCTCGTGCTTATTCAAGGTTAAGCCGAAGGGGCCAAAGCTCCCAACCAACGAGGTCTTGCGCCTGTCCATCGACTACCATactgtcgaggaggagatcgaGGCTATTGCACAGGCGAGCCTGGATAAGCTGAAGGAGCCATGCGCTCCGTTGACacgcgtcgtgcgcgaccGTATCACGGACCGCAGTACCTGGCTTCAAAACTACCTCCTCGCAAACGACCCGAAGGTCGTGTTTGATGACAACTGGCTAGTTGGTCTTCCAGCCTCGGTACCGACCCAAGTGTCTGCCGCCTTCACCGCGACCCTCAGCCCGGTGGAGGCCAAGTGGCGCACACTCCAGATTCCGGTCGAGGTCCCTCTGAGGCGATTGCTCACGACTGTCACCTTGAAGCCTGCACAGTCCCTTCCCGCGATCTATGAAGGACGCGCGCTGCCCTTTGACCTCAGTCTGGCAACTTCGTTGTCCTGGATCGGggagagcgagggcgaggcaAAGAAGGAACGCACCTACCGTGTGACCTTTGACATCCAGGCCAACGCTGATGACTGGGTAGTGGTGGGCAAGAAGCGTGGCGTCTACACCGTAAACGTGAGTGATGGTCCCGATGGTCAGACGAACGAACACTGACACCATGTAGCCTGACGAGCCTGAACGCCAGGGTGTGATTCTTGTTCCAGTGCGATCAGGCAACATTGCACTTCCGCCTGTCAACGTCCAGCTTGTTGCCGACGCTAGCGAGGCATCGGAACGCGTGCTGTGCGAGACGTATGTGTCGAACGCTGCGCAGGGCATCCGAATCTTGCCCGCTCGCACAGGGAtggccgcgctcgtcccCATCTCGAACGACTGGGAACAGCGTTAGTGAATGATCAGATGCACCCCACAACCCGTTGTAATACCCGGCATGGCGCTCCTGTAGGTCGCCAAACTACCCATTCTCCCCTCTCACCCCATGTACCCAGGAAAGCGCAAACGACAGTCCTTCTGTAGTTTGAAACATGCATCATGCTACTTAACAAATACAAGGCTGCAGTGCGGTACAATGATTGGGCGTCCTAATGATGAGGACCCCTTGAGTCTATTCAAGTCTGCTATCCTTCTCCAGCTCACACCTGTCTACCACCGAGAGAGCACGCTCGAGACGTAGTCGTGAGTCAAGTGAAGCTTGTGATATCCGGCAACTGGTACTTGTCAGCTGGCGCTCCTATATCGGGTTTGGGTCTGGCTCACCACTCTGGATCATCTTCAGCTTGTTCGTCAGTTCACCACGGTTCAGAGACGGCCGGAAggccccgccgcagccgcaggTGGGTGACAGGTTGGTGCTCTTGGTTTGACCGCACTTCAAGCAGATGATGTCCTGGGTCTGCCACGACGTAACAATGCTTGACACGACATCAATGAGCGGGTGCTCGATGACAAACTTGTCGTACTCTGTGTCGCATTTCTGAAGTCATTAGCTCTGGGTTGACCAGCTGTAGCCGACTCACATGACAAGCCCACATTGCGTGTGGCGCATCGGTGACCTCCTTGGTGTTTGGATCCACACTTGGCAAGCAGTCGGGATcgcgcccgaggtcgacatcgCGAATTGCGTTGCAGCGGTCACAAGTAACCATTGGCACGACTAAGCTTTCGCCTGGGTTGCGGAACTGAGCATCTGCTGCAAACTCGCGGACTCCGACCAAGTCCAAAAGGTTGCGACGGAGAACTTGAACGTCGACGAGCAAATCAGAGGAAAGGGAGAAGACCTCGCACAATGACTTGACAAACTCGAGGGCGACGTTCTCGCGCTTGCGATCTCCTCTCCGCGTACCAGGGATGTCGGGAAAGATaaacgacgacggctgccCATGCTGCGCGTTGGCATGAGCAACAGCTACCTCCCTCTTGATCTTGGAGACATCTTCCAACAGTTTGCGCGTGAGTGTGGTCGAAACGGCTTTGGCGGCTGCGACCCTCTCCTTCTCTTTTGCCGGATTTGCCTGGGCAACAACTTCGTTGGACGTCTCGACGTTGAGGTTGTAGATCGGGCGGAGTGGTCCGCGGTTGTCGGTAACGCTGCGTTTCGCTTGGTAGAGCAAGAAGATGAAGTCGGCCACGCGAAGCTCGAATGTGCCCTGAATCTCGACGGGGAGGAAGGCTTGAATGTTCCAGTCCGTACTCAGTTCGAACTGCTTCGGTGGGGGAGCGCCACTCCCAGCAAGCTCTGGTGGAATGCGGACGCCGCCGTAGTTGGCAACGTCCATCCAGGCGAGATAGTTCCAGAACTGGACAACGTCGATAACAACGTGGCGGAACAGTTCGTGCGAGTTGGCAGCCGTGACGAGATACTTGGCAAAGGCGAACGCGCTCCCGGCATCGGGCTTGGAAGTGAGGATGAAGACGCGATTCAAGTCGGCGT
This window harbors:
- the trapcc10-1 gene encoding Trafficking protein particle complex subunit 10; protein product: MPPREVLLTYTLYPSGNGDLHRAVEGVIAQFPLRNLHWKSTSRTSLRTIQEVDVRLVDLGDVPPPKEHVSGSVLETPLVNICFVACDDADIYKNNTRSFIRDWLSVLQSRRSSHTPLIVLVNPVTASGVAASTKNVFGRDKGVIAKLKTDFNTKRDICTLLNLPPSGSTDPAAWPELLNKLKESIVLAFDASILEREEEVKRGEAQRLTIGWNFCTWFLLKESLAHSFEGVNLNEDALIIYEELDAAFLQCLKDQNLSWFGKLGGTAENDDSLPILDTNAKPYRDLLISSTISIFDFRIYVFARQCILLGKLGRITEIAKRGQWFVASLARRLLESEASLPKYFVESWTYTACMDIVAHCDEWSKLERPNNDYSGLIAYESARSELLDIARVQVERIGVGAGHLPNRYPFQPTATVTPAVDDVLFEDSAENGDSKESAEPKPRPPLTNRTIIYALESPEAFKALYEDLTRSALSAYEACGKLNSAIRLKVDLAALAEYSQDYESAYTQLRLLARDCIELHVWDRVSKYAIQSALAAHTELQLRRDEDWAQLALALLRVCAVTPESKNASEEELAQLRSVIEGLKELPESRQVLENPVFHLRLLDSVATASSDVSVTQLAVQVNNGLPLPVRVNDVWVDLESETFGEITYSSGPVDLQPGKQTITVTCSTSIAGAVTVRDAFVAVGPVGFVTSFPKGQVVVPVHRNLRGMRAVLRMPSFISLDEEPRVVLEVQSGHQTLKSARVVLASLQSEVAYALDRASSDDRALELSPESIGLGDLEEGSSVSVTIPYTGIPRMELAKAHIVVQYDSPSGRVCSFVEEQNLFLGLPLTVNVQDIFRPDVLVSSFVVASDGHEYLRIRSVNLRSSSGAYDIESCRTSWKDSISTSCLFKVKPKGPKLPTNEVLRLSIDYHTVEEEIEAIAQASLDKLKEPCAPLTRVVRDRITDRSTWLQNYLLANDPKVVFDDNWLVGLPASVPTQVSAAFTATLSPVEAKWRTLQIPVEVPLRRLLTTVTLKPAQSLPAIYEGRALPFDLSLATSLSWIGESEGEAKKERTYRVTFDIQANADDWVVVGKKRGVYTVNPDEPERQGVILVPVRSGNIALPPVNVQLVADASEASERVLCETYVSNAAQGIRILPARTGMAALVPISNDWEQR